One segment of Ipomoea triloba cultivar NCNSP0323 chromosome 12, ASM357664v1 DNA contains the following:
- the LOC115999198 gene encoding uncharacterized protein LOC115999198 isoform X1 yields the protein MTRLCLCPGNFQATVELNKKRNQQKESSCNTCGGRFLVDGIGNISANMLSTVRLEVSNSINPELNWKKVTKGRRSRKPTGRSLNWGGKLKNQSPKRVGDFSGFDSDKFCEIASEQRVPDKAEHIPIKKRRHLLRSKSPSKVHFGLQEESLSPQSLATPTRSEELELLSDHNHSSGHMSSDSYSSSQLAALKFCNGIRHNIMDLKFAEVANGSYYNSEDFSGIALLAAAACSNGMDDDSGTEKEGRDQVEKDNVTPESRDECPDSLETLSVIPHGVNDEQLREDKRSVSPKVDRLHWDLNTLMDSWGQPCDDQVTGNAQNDGDGSKKDKCEIDIGKEQMVPEVCQHDTENFMLSAEKDTKIAPSVLKTDGNMSGSVSCLNRTSVKEEIYDLNLRKDFESLEIKSIDKGISVHVDEKDTKVSPSVLRTDENLSGAVSCLNRTSVKEEIYDLNLRKDIESVEITSIDKGISAHVDDKNMSLGDHLANKSIHASTALVSEGASTVASVGAVAIQDSGYTQESIMGDPARDTGSKCGYNEDHIRTCQLPDDKILGRNVTDTVISKILDVVTSHSTCDEADNCHPSTKSEDLSVLKATVGDGQPIEGEVKWQEKIASASIAIGVDSQVQFVPKELSSRCSDGCGSNGVELTFLQGSSKIFKEGPQGDDLPSHSMKIGSFLEDCHRSDISHEGRGHTIVCEDMNGFQAGYDSPFEDGELRGSALCSWEENEADGEVECVDYDSDGNGLFSDAADHHGSEVVEAGSEGSQGSEKRVSSASGGVEADFSKSSMSLKNLRVESRRCEDKSDIAGKKGSDAGFGTMVHHSADTSVEGNDDLKKRHGFGFRWSYNEEFGLRTDRGKLQSRIEGPLYLDATDRKDSILLQHRRPLSLGCSYSRPERDFSPEKFVGRYRSAFHVRDRNAGDGHWGSWDSRSRYPSIHHGPEGHGNPRRRSFADLADRFGGMDSRDQRPSINYSSKDIQRPPGFRRRLSVDRDDCYDGPRRMLPARGGIINRNSRGGSGGYSQKNTRGFRQEGNLHLPDDDAPSVRMRHYLSRRDRSFSPSFAKPGRISLPRRKSRSRSRSSSPRAWHSQRDWNMSMRRPGRSPELRTETRMERMRVPFKKSSYVAEYGEGFVSPTRRHFSPDRKSRWMEDQNFGVGSQLRRGRSPVRGIRRNQRFDGMGSDRLKSDDYFRPMIRTRRFPMMGNTGRVSKFENNYNDSRHDDRGEMMHQVRHSDATIGRRIGHDVDDKFEAAGGNSQNNEDIQSSDVQGPGGGGGGSREDKRTFIIQQQ from the exons ATG ACTCGCTTATGCCTTTGCCCTGGGAATTTTCAAGCTACTGTGGAGTTGAATAAGAAAAGAAACCAACAAAAAGAATCATCCTGCAATACTTGTGGTGGCAGATTCTTAGTTGATGGGATAGGAAATATTTCTGCAAATATGCTTAGTACAGTCCGTCTTGAAGTATCTAATTCTATCAATCCTGAGTTGAATTGGAAGAAAGTCACAAAAGGAAGGCGCTCAAGGAAACCTACTGGTAGAAGCTTGAATTGGGGAGGAAAACTGAAGAATCAGAGTCCCAAGAGGGTAGGAGATTTTTCAGGTTTTGATTCTGACAAG TTTTGTGAGATTGCCAGTGAGCAACGGGTTCCTGACAAAGCGGAGCACATTCCTATAAAGAAAAGGAGGCATTTGCTTCGGTCCAAATCACCATCCAAGGTACATTTTGGGCTGCAGGAAGAGTCGTTGTCTCCTCAGTCATTGGCTACTCCTACTCGATCTGAAGAGCTTGAGCTGCTTTCTGATCATAATCATTCATCAGGGCACATGAGTTCAGATTCTTATTCCAGCAGTCAGTTGGCTGCACTAAAGTTTTGTAATGGTATTAGGCATAACATTATGGATCTCAAGTTTGCAGAAGTTGCAAATGGGAGTTACTATAACTCAGAGGACTTCTCAGGCATTGCACTTCTTGCAGCAGCTGCATGCAGTAATGGTATGGATGACGACTCTGGTACTGAGAAGGAAGGTAGAGACCAAGTGGAAAAAGACAATGTGACTCCTGAAAGTAGAGATGAATGCCCGGACTCTCTTGAAACTCTTTCAGTTATTCCTCATGGTGTCAATGATGAGCAACTCAGGGAAGATAAGAGATCTGTTTCTCCAAAGGTTGACAGACTGCATTGGGACCTCAACACTTTAATGGATTCATGGGGTCAACCTTGTGATGACCAAGTCACAGGTAATGCCCAGAATGATGGTGATGGTAGTAAAAAAGATAAGTGTGAGATAGACATTGGTAAAGAACAAATGGTTCCTGAAGTTTGTCAGCATGATACAGAGAATTTTATGCTTTCAGCTGAAAAGGATACAAAAATTGCACCTTCAGTTTTGAAAACAGATGGAAACATGTCAGGATCAGTTTCTTGTCTTAACAGAACCTCTGTTAAGGAGGAGATATATGATTTGAACCTCAGAAAAGATTTTGAATCCTTGGAAATCAAATCCATTGACAAAGGAATTTCTGTTCATGTTGATGAAAAGGATACAAAAGTTTCACCTTCAGTTTTGAGAACAGATGAAAACCTGTCAGGAGCAGTATCTTGTCTCAACAGAACCTCTGTTAAGGAGGAGATATACGATTTAAACCTCAGAAAAGATATTGAATCCGTGGAAATCACATCCATTGACAAAGGAATTTCTGCTCATGTTGATGACAAGAATATGTCCCTTGGTGATCATCTTGCCAATAAATCAATTCATGCATCAACAGCCTTAGTTTCTGAGGGAGCATCAACTGTAGCCTCAGTTGGTGCTGTTGCTATTCAGGACAGTGGATATACTCAGGAGTCTATAATGGGTGACCCTGCACGTGATACTGGCTCCAAATGTGGATACAATGAAGATCATATTAGAACTTGTCAACTACCTGATGATAAGATTTTAGGGAGGAATGTGACTGACACAGTTATCTCTAAAATTCTGGATGTAGTAACTTCTCATAGTACCTGTGATGAAGCTGATAACTGTCATCCCTCAACGAAAAGTGAAGATCTCTCTGTTCTAAAGGCCACTGTTGGTGATGGTCAGCCTATAGAAGGTGAAGTCAAGTGGCAAGAGAAGATAGCCTCTGCTTCTATTGCCATCGGAGTGGATTCTCAAGTGCAGTTTGTACCCAAGGAGCTTAGTTCAAGGTGTTCTGATGGCTGTGGATCTAATGGAGTGGAGCTTACTTTTTTGCAAGGGTCCAGCAAAATCTTTAAGGAGGGCCCACAGGGTGATGATCTTCCTAGTCATTCAATGAAGATTGGATCATTTCTCGAGGACTGCCACAGATCAGATATTTCACATGAGGGTCGTGGTCACACAATTGTCTGTGAGGATATGAATGGTTTTCAGGCTGGTTATGACTCTCCATTTGAGGATGGGGAATTAAGAGGATCTGCTTTATGCAGCTGGGAGGAAAATGAGGCTGATGGTGAGGTTGAATGTGTTGACTATGATTCAGATGGAAATGGTTTGTTTTCAGATGCTGCTGATCACCATGGCTCTGAAGTTGTTGAAGCTGGTTCTGAGGGTTCACAAGGTTCAGAGAAGAGAGTTTCTTCAGCAAGTGGAGGTGTAGAAGCAGATTTCAGTAAGAGTAGTATGTCTTTGAAGAACTTGAGGGTAGAGTCCAGGAGGTGTGAAGATAAAAGTGACATCGCTGGAAAGAAGGGATCAGATGCAGGTTTTGGTACCATGGTACACCACTCTGCTGATACTAGTGTTGAAGGAAATGATGATCTGAAAAAAAGGCATGGATTTGGGTTCAGATGGTCATATAATGAGGAATTTGGTTTGAGAACAGACAGAGGTAAGTTGCAGTCACGCATTGAAGGACCACTATATTTGGATGCAACAGATAGGAAGGACAGTATACTGTTGCAGCACCGCAG GCCCCTTAGTCTTGGTTGCTCATACAGTAGACCTGAGAGAGATTTTAGCCCTGAGAAATTTGTGGGCAGATATAGATCTGCATTTCATGTGCGGGACAGGAATGCAGGTGATGGTCACTGGGGCAGCTGGGATTCAAGAAGTCGATATCCTTCTATTCATCATGGCCCCGAGGGTCATGGGAACCCCCGTCGAAGAAGCTTTGCTGATTTGGCCGACAGGTTTGGTGGAATGGATTCTCGTGATCAGAGACCATCAATAAATTATTCTTCAAAAGATATACAGAGGCCCCCAGGGTTTAGACGGAGGTTATCAGTTGACAGAGATGATTGTTATGATGGTCCTAGGAGAATGCTACCAGCTCGTGGAGGAATCATTAATAGAAATAGCAGAGGCGGTTCTGGAggttattctcaaaaaaatactAGAGGCTTCAGGCAGGAAGGCAATTTGCATTTACCTGATGACGATGCACCATCTGTTCGAATGCGGCATTATTTATCCAGGAGAGATAGAAGCTTTTCTCCTTCATTTGCCAAACCTGGTCGCATTTCCTTGCCTCGAAGGAAATCTCGGTCACGGTCCAGGTCTTCTTCTCCCCGAGCTTGGCATTCACAAAGGGATTGGAATATGAGCATGAGACGGCCGGGTAGATCTCCTGAGTTGAGGACAGAGACTAGAATGGAGAGAATGAGAGTTCCTTTTAAGAAATCAAGTTATGTAGCTGAATATGGAGAGGGGTTTGTATCCCCTACCAGACGGCACTTCTCCCCTGACCGGAAATCTAGATGGATGGAAGACCAAAATTTTGGGGTTGGTTCCCAGTTGAGGCGTGGCA